GACTCAGGCTGACGGTGTCGCGGTCGCGTCCGGTGCTGGCGCTGCCGAGGTTGTCGATCCCGGCGTTCAAGGCCCAGCGTGACGGCGCAGCGCTGCGCGAGCGCAGGATGATTCGCGAGGCGCCGGGCTGGCTGCCGGGGGCGATGTCGGCGGTGAGATCGATCGAGCGCAAGCGATTGAGTTGATCGAGGCCCTGCTCCAGATCACGCAGGTTCAACGGCTCGCCGAGCATTCCCGGGAAAGCGCCACCCAACGAAACCGGCAGACTTTGATCGGCCAGTTCAATCGACTCGATGTAGCCTTCGTCAACGCGGATATCCAGCGACTGCCCCGCTGCCGGTGCGCTGAGCAGATACGGGCGGCTGGCGATGTAGCCCTTGTCGACGTAGCTCGAAGTGATAGTCGCGAGCAGATGATTGATCTGGCCGACACCCATGCACGGCGCCAGCAGCGGTTTGATCCGTGCGTTGAGTTTGTCGCTGTCGATCAGCGTGACACCGCCGATGCGCGTGCCGCTCAGCGGCCAGCAACGTTCATCGGGGGCGACCGTTTGCGGGAGCGCCGGGGTGACCGGCGCCGGACCGAATGCGCCGCGCTCCAATTGCCGCTTTCTTTGCTCAAGCTGCAGTTGTTGCAGATCGCGCTGTTGCTGTTGTTGCTGGCGCAGCACTTCCTGACCCGGTGCAACAGGTTCGGCCGCTTCAGTCGAGGAGGCACAGACACTCAACACAAAGGCCGACAGCAGCGGGCAAAGCGCGGAACGACGACGAAAAACAGCGTGAAACGGATACGGCACGCAACATCCTTGCGATCATAAAATGGCGTAATGCCATGTCATCAATGATCGTGATAGTCGGAGCCCTCCTACACAAATGCAAGACGCTTCCTACAGCGCTTACATTTCTTAAACAATTGCTTTGCCTGGCTTTATTGTCAGCAGCAAGGCCACGGCGCTGCACACTATCAGGGTTTCCCCGAGAGCTTGAAACCAGCCCGCAAGCATCAGCCCTGTGCCGATCAGCAGGTAATACAGCAAGCCCAATAACGCCCCGGCGGTGCCCAATCGATCAGCGTAATCGGCCAGTGCCGAACCGAGAACATTGGGGATCGCCAAGCCAAACGCCAACACCACCAGCAACATCGGCAGGACGAACGCGACACTGTTCTGCAGCGACCACACGCCCACACCACCGAGCAACGCGATGCCACCCGCGAGGCGAATCAACTGCAATACCTTGAACCCTGCCGTCAATAAACGCCGGTTGAGCCATGCTCCAAAACCTGAGCCCAGCGCGAGGATCACGCCGCTGTAACCGAACACACTGGCGTCCACCCCCAGCCGCTGAAACATGAACGGAGCGAGGCTGTAATAGCTGAACAGCGCCACGTTGAACGACGCGATCCACAGCGCCGAACGCCAGATACCCAAGTCACGCAACATGCGCCCAAGGGTTTCGAACAAACCGACATGGCCGGTTGGCGCTGTCCGGGTTTCCACCAGGGTGTACCAACTCCACAGCCACAGCAGCGTTGCCAGCAACAGCAACGCGCCAAGCACACCGCGATAACCGAAAACCTGAACCAGACTGGCGCCGCTGAACAAACCAATCGCCGGACTGGCCGCCAGCGCGATGCCCACCAACG
This region of Pseudomonas sp. R84 genomic DNA includes:
- a CDS encoding MFS transporter; protein product: MNNRHFLWLAIALLMFPQIAQTLYSPALGDIGRVFNVGPQAAAQTLSVYFLAFAVGVVVWGRLCDRIGRRPAMLAGLAIYAIATLFGLRVSSFNGLLLAQMLAAFGAAVGSVVTQTVLRDRFKGAELAQVFSLVGIALAASPAIGLFSGASLVQVFGYRGVLGALLLLATLLWLWSWYTLVETRTAPTGHVGLFETLGRMLRDLGIWRSALWIASFNVALFSYYSLAPFMFQRLGVDASVFGYSGVILALGSGFGAWLNRRLLTAGFKVLQLIRLAGGIALLGGVGVWSLQNSVAFVLPMLLVVLAFGLAIPNVLGSALADYADRLGTAGALLGLLYYLLIGTGLMLAGWFQALGETLIVCSAVALLLTIKPGKAIV